The following are from one region of the Plutella xylostella chromosome 21, ilPluXylo3.1, whole genome shotgun sequence genome:
- the LOC105394801 gene encoding clavesin-1 translates to MLRFEEIAFKAELNRDEDPESDRDAWLLCAEDPMNRKRAIEELRKMIYERGECHPHRTDDAYLLKFLRARRSVPARAHRLMVRYYNFRDENPHLWRDVDWLGLRRLGDIFEGVLFDRPDCGRFILCRLGQWDPDTIPVDDLIRGLLLLLEIGIMQPKLQILGGTAMVDCQGLTMKHIRQLTPAIAVQAMNIMGIIFPTHIRSMHIVNCSRIFETFFYLFKKLAPVDDLWKNVYFHGYDLNSLHRYVDPECLPRRYGGCRDPVSLELWLTKIRQYKNKEFDEEMRNLGYAVD, encoded by the exons ATGCTGCGGTTCGAGGAGATAGCCTTCAAGGCGGAGTTGAACCGGGACGAGGACCCGGAGAGCGACCGGGATGCGTGGCTGCTGTGCGCCGAGGATCCCATGAACCGGAAGAGGGCTATCGAGGAGCTCAGGAAAATGATTTATG AGCGTGGTGAATGCCACCCTCACCGCACTGATGACGCATACCTCCTAAAGTTCCTGAGAGCCCGGCGCTCCGTCCCGGCCAGAGCACATCGCCTG ATGGTCCGCTACTACAACTTCCGTGACGAGAACCCCCACTTGTGGCGGGACGTGGACTGGCTCGGCCTGCGCCGGCTCGGGGACATCTTTGAAGGAGTCCTCTTCGACCGACCGGATTGCGGACGCTTCATTCTATGTCGCCTTG GTCAATGGGACCCCGACACCATACCAGTAGACGACCTGATCAGAGGTCTACTTCTGCTGCTGGAGATAGGCATCATGCAGCCGAAGCTACAGATCCTGGGCGGCACCGCCATGGTGGACTGTCAGGGGCTGACAATGAAGCACATTCGGCAGCTGACGCCAGCGATTGCGGTGCAGGCTATGAATATTATGGGG ATAATCTTCCCTACGCACATCCGCAGCATGCACATCGTGAACTGTTCTCGAATCTTCGAGACGTTCTTCTACTTGTTCAAGAAGCTGGCGCCGGTCGACGACCTCTGGAAGAACGTCTACTTCCACGGCTATGATCTCAACTCTTTGCATAG GTACGTAGACCCAGAATGCCTGCCGCGCCGGTACGGCGGCTGCCGAGACCCCGTGTCTCTGGAGCTGTGGCTGACCAAGATCAGACAGTACAAGAACAAGGAGTTCGACGAGGAAATGAGGAACCTGGGCTACGCGGTCGACTGA